In a single window of the Penaeus monodon isolate SGIC_2016 chromosome 3, NSTDA_Pmon_1, whole genome shotgun sequence genome:
- the LOC119587140 gene encoding cuticle protein 7-like produces the protein MSASVLTRNGWANLLILRLNTLVQPFGYLSEIVFEKDQTKVKLEFFTLQKRISQGKALAIAALAVGSLADSVPRYSPPTPSYSPPTPVYTPPTPAYNPPARAYNPPTPAYGAPTASGPVQYNFNYEVKDDYSGNDFGHQEGRDGYDTQGTYYVQLPDGRLQTVTYNVNGDSGFLADVSYQGEAQYQAQQPSRPYQPAPSPSYQPAPAPSYQPAPTPAYG, from the exons ATGTCTGCGTCGGTGTTAACGAGAAATGGTTGGGCGAACCTTCTAATTCTACGATTAAATACATTGGTACAGCCATTTGGATACCTCTCAGAGATTGTCTTTGAGAAAG ATCAAACGAAGGTCAAACTGGAAT TCTTTACTCTCCAAAAACGTATATCTCAAGGCAAG GCTTTGGCTATCGCTGCTCTGGCAGTGGGCTCCCTTGCCGACTCTGTGCCCAGATACAGCCCTCCTACTCCGTCCTACAGCCCACCTACCCCTGTTTACACTCCCCCAACTCCAGCCTACAACCCTCCTGCTCGTGCCTATAATCCTCCTACTCCTGCATATGGTGCACCCACGGCTTCG GGACCTGTACAGTACAACTTCAATTATGAAGTGAAAGACGACTATTCTGGCAACGACTTCGGCCATCAAGAAGGCCGTGATGGCTACGACACTCAGGGTACCTACTACGtccagctccccgacggccgcctgcagacaGTCACCTACAACGTGAACGGCGACTCTGGATTCCTGGCTGATGTATCCTACCAAGGAGAGGCTCAGTACCAGGCTCAGCAGCCTTCAAGACCCTATCAACCCGCTCCTTCTCCATCCTACCAGCCTGCCCCTGCCCCATCCTATCAGCCTGCCCCTACCCCCGCTTACGGATGA
- the LOC119589293 gene encoding pro-resilin-like yields MALLLIIAAVVLGAFADTGPRYTPPAPSYNPPAPSYNAPAPAPVGPARYDFNYAVKDDYSGNDFGHQEARDGYDTQGTYYVQLPDGRLQTVNYNVNGDSGFLADVAYQGEAQYPAQQPSRTYQPAPAPSYQPAPTPAYG; encoded by the exons ATGGCTCTTCTG CTGATCATCGCTGCCGTGGTGTTAGGTGCATTTGCTGACACTGGGCCTAGATATACTCCTCCTGCTCCGTCCTACAACCCTCCTGCCCCATCCTACAACGCCCCTGCACCTGCTCCTGTG GGACCAGCACGGTACGACTTTAATTATGCCGTGAAAGACGACTACTCTGGCAACGACTTCGGCCACCAGGAGGCCCGTGACGGATACGACACTCAGGGTACCTACTATGtccagctccccgacggccgcctgcagacaGTCAACTATAACGTGAACGGCGACTCTGGCTTCCTAGCTGATGTGGCTTATCAGGGAGAGGCTCAGTACCCTGCCCAGCAGCCTTCAAGAACCTACCAACCTGCTCCTGCCCCATCCTATCAGCCTGCCCCTACCCCCGCCTACggttga